A region from the Syntrophales bacterium genome encodes:
- a CDS encoding B12-binding domain-containing radical SAM protein, with the protein MKVLLIQPPSHAPLTDQFFLFEPLALEYLGAGLKLDGHTVEILDARLEPDIEGVCRRFQPDLVGLTGFTSHVNIIKNITARLKAIFPELFVVIGGHHATVQPEDFNEPDIDVVVIGEGVFTLREIAGALKAGARLSEIKGLAVPCSEGMMFSAPRPYTDLNDLPFPDRSLTARYRKHYFSEWFKPLASVRTSLGCTARCNFCALWSITGGKYLRRDPAAVVAELKAIAEPNVFFCDDESMCDAKRMDRLADLIQEAGIKKNYFLYGRVDTIINHPALFAKWAKIGLAQVFVGMEDCSDQRLKTMNKGITTEQQGRAVKILDELGIMMYASYMVNPDYSRADFRNLLAYVRQRKHKYATFTVMTPLPGTKLHAERYGEILSHKPELYDMVHALLPTTLPLPEFHGEMANLWAKAVPFYRIIPTLAHFGLQGMLQRIRLFGTVLKKIRLAHLDYER; encoded by the coding sequence ATGAAGGTTCTGCTCATCCAGCCCCCAAGTCATGCCCCCCTTACCGATCAATTTTTCTTGTTTGAGCCATTGGCCTTGGAATATCTCGGGGCAGGTCTCAAGCTGGACGGCCATACTGTCGAGATTCTTGATGCCCGGTTGGAGCCGGATATCGAAGGGGTTTGCCGCAGGTTTCAGCCGGATTTGGTAGGCCTCACCGGTTTCACCAGCCACGTCAATATCATCAAGAATATTACGGCCCGTCTCAAGGCCATCTTCCCGGAACTCTTCGTAGTGATTGGGGGGCACCATGCCACGGTGCAACCTGAGGATTTCAACGAACCGGACATTGATGTCGTGGTCATCGGCGAAGGAGTTTTCACTCTGCGCGAGATAGCCGGGGCCTTAAAAGCAGGGGCACGCCTCTCGGAGATCAAGGGGCTGGCTGTCCCGTGTTCGGAAGGGATGATGTTCAGTGCGCCACGGCCCTACACCGACCTGAACGATCTCCCTTTTCCCGATCGCTCACTGACGGCCCGCTACCGGAAACATTATTTCAGCGAATGGTTCAAGCCCCTGGCCTCGGTGCGCACGTCGCTGGGCTGCACCGCCCGCTGCAACTTTTGCGCCCTCTGGTCCATTACCGGCGGCAAATATCTGCGCCGCGATCCGGCGGCAGTGGTGGCGGAGCTGAAGGCCATTGCCGAGCCGAATGTTTTTTTCTGCGATGACGAATCCATGTGCGATGCAAAACGGATGGACCGACTGGCCGACCTGATCCAAGAGGCGGGGATAAAAAAGAACTACTTTCTCTATGGCCGGGTGGATACCATCATCAACCACCCGGCCCTGTTCGCCAAATGGGCAAAAATCGGCCTGGCCCAGGTTTTTGTCGGCATGGAGGATTGTTCCGACCAGCGACTCAAGACCATGAACAAAGGGATAACCACAGAGCAGCAGGGCCGGGCGGTCAAAATTCTTGATGAGCTGGGGATCATGATGTACGCGTCCTACATGGTCAATCCGGACTACAGCCGTGCGGATTTCCGCAATTTGCTCGCCTATGTGCGACAACGGAAGCACAAGTACGCCACTTTCACCGTGATGACCCCGCTTCCCGGTACCAAGCTCCATGCCGAGCGATACGGAGAGATATTGAGCCACAAGCCGGAACTCTACGACATGGTCCATGCCCTTCTCCCCACCACCCTGCCGCTTCCGGAGTTTCATGGGGAAATGGCCAACCTCTGGGCCAAAGCGGTGCCGTTTTACAGGATCATCCCCACCCTTGCCCACTTCGGACTGCAAGGCATGCTGCAGCGAATACGCCTGTTCGGCACTGTTCTCAAAAAGATTCGTTTGGCCCACTTGGATTATGAGAGATGA